One window of the Thermasporomyces composti genome contains the following:
- a CDS encoding FAD-dependent oxidoreductase: MAGSPLPSSTTACVVGGGPAGIMLGLLLARAAVDVVVLEKHADFLRDFRGDTVHPSTMTVLDEIGLGERFERLPHQKVTRALLHQADQAILVADFGQLPGRHPYVAMVPQWDFLTFLATEAARYPTFHLWMRAEAYDVLWDADRVAGVRVRDPSGEHEVRAALTVAADGRDSTIRRAVGARPREFGVPMDVLWFRLSRRPDDPRAELTAWLSPGQAVVLIPRPTYWQVAYVIRKGGYEDVRSAGVAALRERLTRTVPFLSDRADEITSLADDTRVLRVRMNRLRRWHQPGLLFIGDAAHAMSPVGGLGINLAIHDAVAAANRLADPLRRHQETGTAVSDAVLAAIARRRRVPTVITQWFQRVVQRVGLQRALNADSTRFQIPGAVLPVVRPVLSRVVGLGVIPEHVRI, from the coding sequence ATGGCGGGTTCGCCACTTCCCTCCAGCACCACGGCCTGCGTCGTCGGCGGCGGTCCGGCGGGGATCATGCTCGGCCTCCTCCTCGCTCGGGCTGCTGTGGACGTCGTGGTCCTGGAGAAGCACGCCGACTTCCTGCGTGACTTTCGCGGCGACACCGTGCACCCCTCCACCATGACGGTCCTCGACGAGATCGGGTTGGGCGAGCGGTTCGAGCGGCTTCCGCACCAGAAGGTCACGAGAGCGCTTCTCCACCAAGCCGATCAGGCCATCCTCGTGGCCGACTTCGGTCAACTTCCCGGGCGCCACCCCTATGTCGCGATGGTCCCGCAGTGGGACTTCCTCACCTTCCTCGCCACGGAGGCCGCGCGCTATCCGACCTTCCACCTGTGGATGCGCGCCGAGGCCTACGACGTGCTCTGGGACGCCGATCGCGTCGCGGGTGTCCGCGTGCGCGATCCGAGCGGTGAGCACGAGGTACGTGCGGCGCTCACGGTCGCCGCGGACGGCCGGGACTCCACGATCCGGCGGGCGGTCGGGGCGCGGCCGCGCGAGTTCGGTGTGCCCATGGACGTCCTGTGGTTCCGGCTGTCCCGACGCCCCGACGACCCGCGCGCCGAGCTCACCGCGTGGTTGTCCCCGGGGCAGGCGGTGGTGCTGATTCCACGTCCGACGTACTGGCAGGTCGCGTACGTGATCCGGAAGGGCGGATACGAGGACGTGCGATCCGCCGGTGTCGCCGCCCTCCGCGAGCGACTCACCCGCACCGTGCCCTTCCTCTCAGACCGCGCCGACGAGATCACCAGCCTCGCCGACGACACGCGTGTCCTGCGGGTGCGGATGAACCGGCTACGCCGCTGGCATCAGCCCGGCCTGCTGTTCATCGGAGACGCGGCGCACGCCATGTCCCCTGTGGGCGGCTTGGGCATCAACCTCGCCATCCACGACGCGGTAGCGGCCGCCAACCGGCTCGCCGATCCCCTCCGGCGTCACCAGGAGACCGGTACGGCCGTGTCGGACGCCGTCCTCGCCGCGATCGCACGTCGCCGCCGCGTCCCCACCGTGATCACTCAGTGGTTCCAACGCGTGGTGCAACGCGTGGGCCTCCAGCGAGCTCTCAACGCCGACTCGACGCGTTTCCAGATTCCCGGCGCCGTCCTTCCCGTCGTCCGTCCTGTCCTCAGCCGCGTCGTCGGCCTGGGCGTCATCCCCGAGCACGTGCGGATCTGA
- a CDS encoding VOC family protein, translated as MGRPVVHFEITGRDGQALRSFYTRLFDWQIDADNPMGYGMVAREGNTTEDGVGIGGGIAGMPEGEGGGYVTFYVSVPDVEATLTQVESLGGSRALGPEKISDDLVIGQFRDPEGNLIGVIQAMSQSA; from the coding sequence ATGGGACGGCCAGTCGTGCACTTCGAGATCACCGGACGAGACGGGCAAGCGCTTCGGAGCTTCTACACCCGGCTGTTCGACTGGCAGATCGACGCGGACAACCCGATGGGCTACGGGATGGTCGCCCGGGAAGGCAACACGACCGAGGACGGCGTCGGGATCGGCGGTGGCATCGCCGGCATGCCCGAAGGCGAAGGTGGCGGATACGTCACGTTCTACGTCTCCGTCCCGGACGTCGAGGCCACGCTCACCCAGGTCGAGAGCCTCGGCGGGAGCCGGGCGCTCGGCCCCGAGAAGATCTCCGACGACCTCGTCATCGGGCAGTTTCGGGACCCGGAGGGCAACCTGATCGGCGTCATCCAGGCGATGTCACAGTCTGCCTGA
- a CDS encoding PmoA family protein, producing MTSLSLVGDDTSLSIRAGDVELCRYVYVSDVAQFESPRPYLHPVRTLRGHLVSLYRPHDHVWHKGISLALPNVGEANFWGGPTFVRGKGYVQLPNNGTQRHEGFDVADVADGVARIRERLTWVTEQGETWLTEVRELRVSPLADESAWRLSFATALTNRRGRAIPFGSPTTEGRPKAGYAGLFWRGPRSFNKGAILASDGPGGPGMMGERAAWLAYVGKHDEVDASSTVVFRDAASNPGHPTKWFVRDDPYACVCPAPFFDEVVELPDGETLSLQYDVLIADGAWDSERIASTLAALPAL from the coding sequence ATGACCAGCCTCAGCCTCGTCGGGGACGACACGTCCTTGTCGATCCGCGCCGGTGACGTCGAGCTGTGTCGGTACGTCTACGTCTCCGACGTCGCGCAGTTCGAGTCGCCGCGCCCCTACCTCCACCCGGTGCGCACGCTGCGAGGTCACCTGGTCTCGCTGTACCGACCGCACGACCACGTGTGGCACAAGGGCATCTCGCTCGCCCTGCCCAACGTCGGGGAGGCGAACTTCTGGGGTGGCCCGACGTTCGTACGCGGCAAGGGCTACGTGCAGCTCCCCAACAACGGCACCCAACGGCACGAGGGCTTCGACGTCGCGGACGTCGCCGACGGTGTGGCTCGGATCCGGGAACGCCTCACCTGGGTCACCGAGCAGGGCGAGACGTGGCTGACGGAGGTGCGAGAGCTGCGCGTCTCGCCGCTCGCCGACGAGTCCGCCTGGCGGCTGTCGTTCGCGACGGCCCTCACCAACCGGCGTGGGCGTGCGATCCCGTTCGGCAGCCCCACGACCGAGGGCCGTCCCAAGGCGGGCTACGCCGGGTTGTTCTGGCGCGGGCCGCGGTCGTTCAACAAGGGAGCGATCCTCGCCTCCGACGGCCCAGGCGGGCCCGGGATGATGGGCGAGCGCGCCGCCTGGCTCGCCTACGTCGGCAAGCACGACGAGGTCGACGCCAGCTCCACCGTGGTGTTCCGCGACGCCGCGTCGAACCCCGGGCATCCGACGAAGTGGTTCGTGCGCGACGACCCGTACGCGTGCGTGTGTCCGGCTCCCTTCTTCGACGAGGTGGTGGAGCTGCCGGACGGTGAGACGCTGTCGCTCCAGTACGACGTGCTGATCGCTGACGGCGCCTGGGACAGCGAGCGGATCGCGTCCACACTGGCCGCCCTCCCCGCGCTCTAG
- a CDS encoding DUF4129 domain-containing protein — translation MADVERVPRRLRPALVASGLLLLVMAAAMMSGPRATRLPLPEVSRPGQPAPAEPLPAAPTFPTPTPLGPAELGQAPAWLTALVLVVACVVGAALLAGLVILLRLYVRRARGWRTPAQDVTVATGEAPSTTAEEVRAAVAAGLAALADDAEDPRRAVIGCWLRLETAAAAAGHERRPDDTPADLVARLLTSQRVSPQPLDELARLYRYARFAPGDVDEEMRVRARTTLTRIQGELLPREKDVPVRTAGVVGGSSALEAEGTRRGRELEPGEDAPPGDDPRRTEDPEGSVR, via the coding sequence GTGGCGGACGTCGAGCGTGTCCCGCGCCGGCTGCGACCGGCGCTCGTGGCGTCCGGGCTTCTCCTCCTCGTCATGGCCGCGGCGATGATGTCCGGACCGCGGGCGACGCGCCTGCCGCTCCCGGAGGTGAGCCGCCCGGGCCAGCCCGCTCCCGCTGAGCCCCTGCCCGCGGCGCCCACGTTCCCGACTCCCACCCCGCTCGGGCCGGCGGAGCTGGGACAGGCTCCGGCATGGCTGACCGCACTCGTCCTGGTGGTGGCCTGCGTCGTCGGGGCAGCACTCCTCGCGGGGCTGGTCATCCTGCTTCGCCTGTACGTTCGGCGGGCACGCGGGTGGCGCACGCCCGCTCAGGACGTGACGGTGGCGACCGGGGAAGCGCCATCGACGACGGCTGAGGAGGTCCGCGCCGCCGTCGCGGCCGGTCTGGCCGCTCTCGCCGACGACGCCGAGGACCCTCGACGCGCCGTCATCGGGTGCTGGCTGCGGTTGGAGACGGCCGCCGCCGCGGCCGGACATGAACGGCGCCCGGACGACACCCCCGCCGACCTCGTGGCGAGGCTGCTGACCAGTCAGCGGGTGAGCCCGCAGCCCCTCGACGAGCTCGCGCGCCTCTACCGGTACGCCCGCTTCGCGCCGGGGGACGTGGACGAGGAGATGCGTGTCCGGGCGCGCACGACCCTGACGCGGATCCAAGGTGAGCTTCTGCCGCGCGAGAAGGACGTGCCCGTCCGCACTGCGGGTGTGGTCGGTGGGTCTTCGGCGCTCGAGGCCGAGGGGACCCGGCGGGGACGCGAGCTCGAGCCCGGAGAAGACGCTCCGCCCGGGGACGACCCGCGGCGGACGGAAGACCCGGAGGGTTCGGTGCGGTGA
- a CDS encoding ABC transporter substrate-binding protein — MLAEQVRKGTLPPLEERLPDEPVVVKPVERIGVYGGQWTSGILGPSDGAWLGRTVGYENLMRWDPDFTTVIPNVAREITVHDGGRSYVVQLRPGMRWSDGEPFTADDLVFAYNDVLLNTDLFPVPPSLYLVAGEPGDIEKLDDHSVRFTFPRPNSLFIQSQATPYANHIVIMPQHYLRQFHQKYNPDADKLAKQEGHETWVELFLAKTDLWMNKDLPRLHAWIPRRVFGEGDRLIFERNPYYFKVDTEGNQLPYIDRLVYRVIADPQVMVLAASNGEIDMQDRTINTLQNKPVLARGRERGGYRFFDEIPSDSNACVIALNLNHPDPVKREIFQNKDFRIGLSHAIDREEIIDAVYQRQGEPYQVAPRDSSPYYDEEMAKQYTEYDPDLANEYLDRAGYVERDGDGFRLGPDGKRITFSIEVPTAFRAEWPDTAQLVATHWRRVGIDAHVKNEDRSLFDQRTDGGQHDAAVWQAEGGGWIEPLMRTDWYFPSANESTNYAPTWMRWYQTRGKEGEEPPPPVRRQMELYDQVRQTMDEEQRDALLRELLRIAKDFFFHIGTILMPPSYGIVKNNFHNVPKQVPQSFLYPTPAPTNPEQYFISDS, encoded by the coding sequence ATGCTCGCGGAGCAGGTGCGCAAGGGCACGTTGCCTCCACTGGAGGAGCGCCTCCCCGACGAACCAGTCGTCGTCAAGCCCGTCGAGCGAATCGGCGTGTACGGCGGGCAGTGGACCAGTGGGATCCTGGGTCCTTCCGACGGCGCCTGGCTCGGACGCACGGTCGGGTACGAGAACCTCATGCGCTGGGACCCGGACTTCACCACGGTCATCCCCAATGTCGCCCGCGAGATCACGGTGCACGACGGCGGACGCAGCTATGTCGTCCAGCTGCGCCCGGGAATGCGGTGGTCGGACGGCGAGCCCTTCACCGCCGACGACCTGGTCTTCGCCTACAACGACGTGCTGCTCAACACCGACCTGTTCCCGGTGCCGCCGTCGCTGTACTTGGTCGCCGGCGAGCCTGGCGACATCGAGAAGCTGGACGACCACTCGGTGCGGTTCACCTTCCCTCGCCCGAACAGCCTCTTCATCCAAAGCCAGGCCACGCCGTACGCCAACCACATCGTGATCATGCCGCAGCACTATCTGCGGCAGTTCCACCAAAAGTACAACCCCGACGCCGACAAGCTCGCCAAGCAGGAGGGCCACGAGACCTGGGTCGAGCTGTTTCTCGCCAAGACGGATCTCTGGATGAACAAGGACCTCCCTCGGCTGCACGCGTGGATTCCCAGGCGGGTATTCGGCGAGGGCGACCGGCTCATCTTCGAGAGGAACCCCTACTACTTCAAGGTGGATACCGAGGGAAACCAGCTTCCCTATATCGACCGGCTCGTCTACCGGGTGATCGCCGACCCACAGGTCATGGTCCTCGCCGCCTCCAACGGCGAGATCGACATGCAGGACCGCACGATCAACACGCTGCAGAACAAGCCCGTGCTCGCTCGCGGGCGGGAGAGAGGCGGGTACCGGTTCTTCGACGAGATCCCCTCCGACTCCAACGCGTGCGTCATCGCGCTCAACCTCAACCATCCCGACCCGGTGAAGCGTGAGATCTTCCAGAACAAGGACTTCCGCATCGGGTTGTCGCACGCGATCGACCGCGAGGAGATCATCGACGCCGTCTACCAGCGTCAGGGTGAGCCGTACCAGGTGGCTCCGCGAGACAGCTCGCCCTACTACGACGAGGAGATGGCCAAGCAGTACACCGAATACGACCCAGACCTGGCCAACGAGTACCTCGACCGAGCGGGCTACGTCGAGCGCGATGGGGACGGCTTCCGGCTCGGTCCGGACGGGAAGCGCATCACGTTCTCCATCGAGGTCCCCACCGCGTTCCGCGCGGAGTGGCCGGACACCGCGCAGCTGGTCGCGACCCACTGGCGCAGGGTGGGCATCGACGCGCACGTCAAGAACGAGGACCGGTCCCTGTTCGACCAGCGCACCGACGGTGGCCAGCACGACGCCGCGGTCTGGCAGGCCGAGGGCGGCGGCTGGATCGAGCCGCTCATGCGCACGGACTGGTACTTCCCGTCGGCGAACGAGTCCACCAACTACGCACCGACCTGGATGCGGTGGTACCAGACCCGAGGCAAGGAGGGAGAGGAGCCACCGCCGCCGGTGCGGCGGCAGATGGAGCTCTACGACCAGGTCCGCCAGACGATGGACGAGGAGCAGCGCGACGCGCTGCTTCGGGAGCTGCTCCGGATCGCGAAGGACTTCTTCTTCCACATCGGGACGATCCTGATGCCGCCGTCGTACGGGATCGTCAAGAACAACTTCCACAACGTGCCGAAGCAGGTTCCGCAGTCGTTCCTGTATCCGACGCCCGCGCCCACCAACCCCGAGCAGTACTTCATCAGCGACTCGTAG
- the dinB gene encoding DNA polymerase IV, whose product MRDGRRSATFVLALRVQDTGRRLEHVGALYEHMFVLVEPSILHADLDAFYASVEQRDDPSLRGRPVIVGAGVVLAASYEAKAYGVRTAMSVAQARHLCPPAIVVPPRLSAYTAASRDVFDVFRRTTPLVEGLSIDEAFLDVSGLRQLVGPAADIAADLRRQVREHVGLPITVGVATTKFLAKVASGVAKPDGLLVVPAGGELAFLHPLPVERLWGVGPVTAAKLRERGIRTVGDVARAGEPALVAMLGRALGRRVYALAFARDPRPVQVGRRRRSIGAQRALRRQQATSATVGATIVALADRVTRRMRAAGRVGRTVVLRLRFGDFTRATRSLTLPHPTARTDTILAAARRLLADARPLTERRGLTLIGLAVTNLADIRSIPAVQLPLPLEEPHAAGHLARTTPAAGTAHRGELPGLGHVDSALDAAVDGVRSRFGTSAITRAVLLGRDTGITVPLLPD is encoded by the coding sequence GTGCGGGACGGCCGCCGCTCGGCGACGTTCGTCCTCGCCCTTCGGGTGCAGGACACCGGCCGTCGGCTTGAGCACGTCGGCGCACTATACGAACATATGTTCGTGCTCGTGGAGCCGTCCATCCTGCACGCCGACCTCGACGCGTTCTACGCCTCGGTCGAGCAGCGCGACGATCCGTCCCTGCGCGGTCGACCGGTGATCGTCGGCGCCGGCGTGGTGCTCGCCGCGAGCTACGAGGCGAAGGCGTACGGCGTGCGGACCGCGATGTCCGTCGCCCAGGCTCGCCACCTGTGTCCGCCCGCGATCGTCGTCCCACCCCGCCTCTCCGCCTACACGGCGGCGAGCAGGGACGTGTTCGACGTCTTCCGGCGCACCACGCCGCTGGTCGAAGGGCTGTCCATCGACGAGGCGTTCCTCGACGTCAGCGGCCTGCGCCAGCTGGTCGGTCCGGCCGCCGACATCGCCGCCGACCTGCGGCGTCAGGTGCGCGAGCACGTCGGCCTGCCGATCACGGTCGGGGTGGCCACCACCAAGTTCCTCGCCAAGGTGGCCAGCGGGGTGGCCAAGCCCGACGGGTTGCTCGTCGTGCCCGCCGGCGGCGAGCTCGCCTTCCTCCACCCGCTTCCCGTCGAGCGGCTGTGGGGCGTCGGTCCGGTGACGGCGGCCAAGCTGCGTGAGCGTGGCATTCGGACGGTCGGCGACGTCGCGCGGGCCGGGGAGCCGGCGTTGGTGGCGATGCTCGGGCGCGCGCTCGGCCGACGCGTCTACGCGCTCGCGTTCGCCCGCGACCCTCGTCCGGTCCAGGTGGGACGACGCCGGCGATCCATCGGCGCGCAGCGGGCGCTGCGCCGTCAGCAGGCGACGTCGGCGACCGTCGGCGCCACCATCGTCGCCCTCGCCGACCGAGTGACTCGACGGATGCGCGCGGCGGGCCGGGTCGGCCGCACGGTCGTCCTGCGGCTGCGCTTCGGTGACTTCACGCGTGCCACCCGATCGCTGACCCTCCCCCACCCGACGGCGCGAACCGACACGATCCTCGCCGCCGCGCGACGGCTCCTGGCCGACGCGCGGCCGCTCACCGAGCGGCGTGGCCTCACCTTGATCGGCCTCGCGGTCACCAACCTCGCGGACATCCGGTCGATTCCGGCGGTCCAGCTCCCGCTTCCCTTGGAGGAACCGCACGCGGCGGGACATCTCGCGAGGACGACACCGGCTGCGGGAACGGCGCATCGTGGGGAACTTCCGGGACTCGGTCACGTCGACTCCGCCCTCGACGCCGCGGTGGATGGCGTCCGCTCTCGTTTCGGCACCTCAGCCATCACCCGGGCGGTGCTCCTCGGGCGCGACACCGGCATCACCGTGCCCCTGCTTCCGGACTGA
- a CDS encoding SDR family NAD(P)-dependent oxidoreductase, whose amino-acid sequence MGDFDGKVALVAGGASGIGRAVVERLAAGGAAVVFCGNVPEQVRTTEAEVGGAVTGIVADVTRSADVRAFVDAAVTKHGGVDVLVNSAGIQRYGTVEETPEELWDEVLAVNLKAMYLTSKYTVPHLRARGGGAIVNIASVQAYATQDRVVAYAASKGGILALTKAMAVDHAKDGIRVNAVCPGSVDTPMLRWSAELHRGERTVDEVIAEWGQSHPLGRVARPAEVAELVAFLASDRASFITGAEYRVDGGLLATIPVVLPQQV is encoded by the coding sequence ATGGGTGACTTCGACGGCAAGGTCGCGCTCGTCGCGGGCGGCGCCTCGGGCATCGGGCGGGCGGTCGTCGAGCGGCTCGCCGCCGGCGGCGCGGCCGTGGTGTTCTGCGGAAACGTGCCCGAGCAGGTGCGCACCACCGAGGCTGAGGTCGGCGGCGCGGTCACCGGGATCGTCGCCGACGTCACGAGGTCCGCCGACGTCCGCGCCTTCGTCGACGCGGCGGTCACGAAGCACGGCGGCGTCGACGTCCTGGTCAACTCCGCCGGTATTCAACGCTACGGGACCGTCGAGGAGACCCCGGAGGAGCTGTGGGACGAGGTGCTCGCCGTCAACCTCAAGGCGATGTACCTCACCTCGAAGTACACCGTGCCGCACCTCCGGGCGCGCGGAGGTGGCGCGATCGTCAACATCGCCTCCGTCCAGGCGTACGCCACTCAAGACCGGGTGGTGGCCTACGCGGCGTCCAAGGGTGGCATTCTCGCGCTCACGAAGGCGATGGCGGTCGACCACGCCAAGGACGGGATCCGGGTCAACGCCGTCTGCCCGGGCTCGGTCGACACCCCCATGTTGCGCTGGTCGGCGGAGCTGCACCGGGGCGAGCGCACCGTCGACGAGGTGATCGCGGAGTGGGGACAGAGCCACCCGCTGGGGCGAGTCGCTCGCCCCGCCGAGGTCGCCGAGCTGGTGGCGTTCCTCGCCAGTGACCGGGCGTCGTTCATCACCGGCGCGGAGTACCGGGTCGACGGTGGGCTGCTCGCGACGATCCCGGTGGTGCTCCCCCAGCAAGTCTGA
- a CDS encoding carbohydrate kinase family protein, translated as MITVIGEALIDLVGDGTVYRATPGGSPLNVAVGLARLGVPCALLARLSSDTFGSQLRDHLRRNGVSLRHAVSAAEPTTLAFAFLDAEGSARYEFYVEGTADWQWTQDELPSPLPAEVTAVHAGSLAVALPPGAPVLEEFLRRERTRGAVTLSYDPNIRPHLCPDKEATRARVERQVRLAHVVKASAEDVAWLYPDTPLDEVLRRWTTLGPQLVVLTLGADGAVARQPDGPEVRVDAPTVRVVDTVGAGDAFTSALLAGLARRDLLAVLRDERAERLRHDLLAELLAASCRVAAFTCTRPGADPPTRDEVDLDALA; from the coding sequence ATGATCACGGTCATCGGTGAGGCGCTCATCGACCTCGTCGGCGACGGCACGGTCTACCGCGCCACTCCTGGCGGCAGCCCGCTCAACGTCGCCGTCGGCCTGGCTCGCCTCGGCGTTCCGTGTGCCTTGCTCGCCCGGCTGTCCTCCGACACCTTCGGTAGCCAGCTTCGAGACCACCTGCGCCGCAACGGCGTCTCGCTGCGCCACGCGGTGTCCGCGGCCGAGCCGACCACCTTGGCGTTCGCGTTCCTGGACGCCGAGGGGTCGGCACGCTACGAGTTCTACGTCGAGGGCACCGCCGACTGGCAGTGGACGCAGGACGAGCTCCCCTCGCCCCTCCCAGCGGAGGTCACCGCGGTCCACGCCGGCTCGCTGGCGGTGGCACTGCCCCCAGGAGCGCCGGTGCTCGAGGAGTTCCTGCGTCGCGAGCGCACCCGAGGCGCCGTCACGCTCAGCTACGACCCCAACATCCGACCTCACCTGTGTCCTGACAAGGAGGCCACGCGCGCGCGGGTCGAGCGGCAGGTTCGACTCGCGCACGTGGTCAAGGCGAGCGCGGAGGACGTCGCCTGGCTCTACCCCGACACCCCGCTCGACGAGGTCCTCCGGCGCTGGACCACGCTGGGTCCCCAGCTCGTGGTCCTCACGCTCGGCGCCGACGGCGCGGTCGCTCGGCAGCCGGATGGCCCCGAGGTACGAGTCGACGCTCCCACGGTGCGGGTCGTCGACACCGTGGGAGCGGGTGACGCCTTCACCTCCGCCCTCCTGGCCGGCCTCGCCCGGCGCGACCTTCTCGCGGTGCTGCGCGACGAGCGGGCAGAGCGGCTTCGCCACGACCTGCTCGCCGAGCTCCTCGCCGCCAGTTGTCGGGTGGCGGCGTTCACCTGCACGCGTCCTGGCGCGGACCCGCCCACCCGCGACGAGGTGGATCTCGACGCCCTCGCGTAA
- a CDS encoding Gfo/Idh/MocA family protein: MTRMRAGIVGTGGIAGSHARALSAYADQVELVAIAEIDPQRREKFGKEWSVPGRYPTLAAMLERERLDLVHLCTPPGVHATDAITALDAGATVICEKPPCLSLAEFDSILEAERRNPGHFVGIFQHRFGSAGQAARRLIRDGVLGRPLVAVCHTLWYRGDAYYQVEWRGRWDTEGGGPTMGHGIHQIDLLGYLLGDWTEISARAPRLARDVETEDVSLAHMTFANGAVASVVNSVLSPRQESYLRFDFELGTLEVSHLYGYSVDSWRFTPLPGSPAEEHPPWPPEGEDVPSSHRAQLGAVLASLRAGERPPATGASLRRTLEIVTGIYASAFTGRPVRRDELTADNPFYHQLNGGSGA, from the coding sequence ATGACACGCATGCGGGCGGGCATCGTCGGCACCGGGGGGATCGCGGGCTCCCACGCCCGAGCGCTGTCGGCGTACGCCGACCAGGTGGAGCTCGTGGCGATCGCGGAGATCGATCCCCAGCGGCGAGAGAAGTTCGGCAAGGAATGGTCGGTGCCGGGCCGCTACCCCACGCTGGCGGCCATGCTCGAGCGTGAGCGACTCGACCTGGTGCACCTGTGCACACCGCCCGGGGTCCACGCCACGGACGCGATCACGGCGTTGGACGCGGGCGCGACGGTGATCTGCGAGAAGCCGCCCTGCCTCTCCCTCGCCGAGTTCGACTCGATCCTCGAGGCCGAGCGACGGAACCCCGGCCACTTCGTCGGGATCTTCCAGCACCGGTTCGGCAGCGCGGGACAGGCCGCGCGTCGACTGATCCGCGACGGCGTCCTCGGTCGCCCGCTGGTCGCCGTCTGCCACACGCTGTGGTACCGCGGCGACGCCTACTACCAGGTCGAGTGGCGAGGGCGCTGGGACACCGAGGGCGGCGGGCCCACCATGGGCCACGGCATCCACCAGATCGACCTGCTCGGGTACCTCCTCGGTGACTGGACGGAGATCTCCGCCCGCGCGCCACGCCTCGCACGGGACGTCGAGACCGAGGACGTCTCCCTCGCCCACATGACGTTCGCCAACGGGGCGGTCGCGAGCGTCGTCAACAGCGTCCTGTCGCCTCGCCAGGAGAGCTACCTGCGTTTCGACTTCGAGCTCGGCACGCTCGAGGTGAGCCACCTCTACGGCTACTCCGTCGACTCGTGGCGCTTCACCCCGCTGCCCGGGTCACCCGCGGAAGAGCACCCGCCGTGGCCGCCCGAGGGCGAGGACGTGCCGAGCTCCCACCGCGCCCAGCTGGGCGCCGTCCTCGCCAGCCTGCGCGCGGGCGAGCGTCCGCCGGCGACTGGAGCGAGCCTGCGGCGCACGCTCGAGATCGTCACCGGCATCTACGCCTCGGCCTTCACCGGCCGCCCGGTGCGCCGCGACGAGCTGACCGCGGACAACCCCTTCTACCACCAGCTGAACGGAGGGTCGGGCGCATGA